The following are encoded together in the Mesoterricola sediminis genome:
- the yqeC gene encoding selenium cofactor biosynthesis protein YqeC gives MNLAGALLPRIPAGGSVAFVGGGGKTTAMLTLGLALGAAGRSVLMTTTTHLAEPGPGPLPYDVLVRPELAEAGGGGPLPRPGGRPALLVTGPGREARKVAGVHPAWIPRLRTAWDVVLVEADGSRRLPVKAPAPHEPRLPEGPCLVVGLVGLSCLGRPLDAGTVHRPDRFAAVTGCAPGAPITATHLANLVRHPEGLFKGAGPDRVLVLNQADRCAAPPGGRWARALAPLPVLLGSLEAGDGGIVWLEEVP, from the coding sequence GTGAACCTGGCCGGGGCCCTCCTGCCCCGGATCCCCGCGGGCGGCTCCGTGGCCTTCGTGGGCGGGGGCGGCAAGACCACGGCCATGCTGACCCTGGGCCTGGCCCTGGGCGCGGCGGGGCGGAGCGTCCTGATGACCACCACGACCCACCTGGCCGAGCCGGGCCCCGGGCCCCTGCCCTACGACGTCCTCGTCCGGCCGGAACTGGCGGAGGCCGGCGGCGGCGGCCCCCTGCCCCGCCCCGGGGGGCGCCCCGCGCTGCTGGTCACCGGCCCGGGCCGGGAGGCGCGCAAGGTGGCCGGGGTCCATCCCGCCTGGATCCCCCGCCTGCGGACCGCCTGGGACGTGGTGCTCGTGGAGGCCGACGGCTCCCGCCGCCTCCCGGTCAAGGCCCCCGCCCCCCACGAACCCCGCCTGCCCGAGGGGCCCTGCCTCGTGGTGGGCCTGGTGGGCCTCAGCTGCCTGGGCCGGCCCCTGGACGCCGGGACCGTCCATCGCCCGGACCGCTTCGCGGCCGTGACGGGGTGCGCCCCCGGCGCCCCGATCACGGCGACCCACCTGGCGAACCTCGTCCGCCACCCGGAGGGCCTGTTCAAGGGCGCGGGACCGGACCGGGTGCTGGTGCTGAACCAGGCCGACCGGTGCGCCGCGCCGCCCGGGGGCCGCTGGGCCCGGGCCCTCGCCCCCCTCCCCGTCCTCCTAGGGTCGCTGGAAGCCGGGGATGGCGGTATCGTCTGGCTGGAGGAGGTTCCATGA
- the yqeB gene encoding selenium-dependent molybdenum cofactor biosynthesis protein YqeB, with translation MTRIPGDLVLVRGAGDLATGVIVRLVHAGYRVVAVETPAPSAIRRTVALSEAVYAGEAEVEGVRAVRCAAVPAAWAPGDPVPVLVDPDLACLDSLRPAALVDAILAKRNLGTRLAMAPLVVALGPGFTAGVDAHAVVETNRGHDLGRVLLTGQAEPNTGIPGLIAGQGATRVLHAPRDGRVETCCAIGDTVRAGDPLLTVGGEPVASALDGVVRGLIRPGYPAHRGLKIADVDPRCVRAHCFTISDKARAIAGGVLEALLRLGAP, from the coding sequence ATGACACGCATTCCCGGCGACCTGGTCCTGGTGCGGGGTGCGGGCGACTTGGCCACCGGGGTCATCGTGCGCCTGGTCCACGCCGGCTACCGCGTCGTCGCCGTCGAGACCCCGGCGCCCAGCGCCATCCGCCGCACCGTGGCCCTGTCCGAGGCCGTCTACGCGGGGGAGGCGGAGGTGGAGGGGGTCCGGGCCGTGCGCTGCGCGGCGGTGCCCGCGGCCTGGGCGCCGGGGGACCCCGTCCCCGTGCTCGTGGACCCGGACCTGGCCTGCCTGGATTCCCTGCGGCCCGCGGCCCTGGTGGACGCCATCCTCGCCAAGCGCAACCTCGGGACCCGCCTCGCCATGGCCCCCTTGGTGGTGGCCCTCGGCCCCGGCTTCACGGCCGGGGTGGACGCCCACGCGGTGGTGGAGACCAACCGCGGGCACGACCTGGGCCGGGTGCTCCTCACCGGCCAGGCGGAGCCCAACACCGGGATCCCCGGCCTGATCGCCGGCCAGGGCGCCACGCGGGTGCTGCACGCGCCCCGGGACGGCCGGGTGGAAACCTGCTGCGCCATCGGCGATACGGTCCGGGCGGGGGACCCCCTCCTCACGGTCGGCGGCGAGCCGGTGGCCTCCGCCCTCGACGGGGTGGTCCGGGGCCTCATCCGCCCCGGCTACCCAGCGCACCGGGGGCTCAAGATCGCCGACGTGGATCCCCGCTGCGTGCGCGCCCACTGCTTCACCATCTCCGACAAGGCCCGGGCCATCGCGGGCGGGGTGCTGGAGGCCCTGCTCAGGCTGGGGGCGCCGTGA
- a CDS encoding aminotransferase class V-fold PLP-dependent enzyme gives MIYLDNAATSHPKAPGVPEAVAACLASGAGSPGRATHGPALEAARTVFGARTACARLLGLPDPARLVFTKNATEALNLAILGAVPPGGTVAVSSLEHNAVMRPVRHLEATLGARVLVVPFDACGRPDPGALAGALEARPDLFVLTAASNVTGALPPVEEVAAACARHGVPLCVDASQAAGHLPLPTGCAYLAFPGHKGLLGPGGTGGLALGPGVLPPPLLRGGTGSASELETQPEMLPDRYEAGTPNVPGLAGLARAVTYLAEAGPGPEGALAAQLAEGLAALPGAALVGPGPRAPRAPVVSVALPDRDLGEVALALDRRGICARAGLHCAPAAHRSLGTFGAGGTLRFSPGRFTTPADLETALAALAEILA, from the coding sequence GTGATCTACCTGGACAACGCCGCCACCAGCCACCCCAAGGCCCCGGGCGTGCCGGAGGCGGTGGCGGCCTGCCTGGCCTCGGGAGCGGGCAGCCCTGGCCGGGCCACCCACGGGCCGGCCCTGGAAGCCGCCCGCACGGTCTTCGGGGCGCGCACGGCCTGCGCCCGGCTCCTGGGCCTGCCGGACCCCGCCCGCCTCGTCTTCACCAAGAACGCCACGGAGGCCCTGAACCTGGCCATCCTGGGCGCCGTGCCCCCGGGCGGGACGGTCGCCGTCTCCTCCCTCGAGCACAACGCGGTGATGCGGCCCGTGCGCCACCTGGAGGCGACCCTGGGCGCGCGGGTGCTCGTCGTGCCCTTCGACGCGTGCGGCCGGCCGGATCCCGGCGCCCTGGCCGGGGCGCTGGAGGCCCGTCCGGATCTTTTCGTCCTCACCGCCGCCAGCAACGTCACGGGGGCCCTGCCACCGGTGGAGGAGGTGGCCGCGGCCTGCGCCCGGCACGGGGTCCCCCTCTGCGTGGATGCCAGCCAAGCGGCGGGGCACCTGCCCCTGCCCACCGGCTGCGCCTACCTGGCCTTCCCGGGGCACAAGGGCCTGCTGGGGCCCGGCGGCACCGGCGGCCTGGCGCTCGGCCCCGGGGTCCTGCCCCCGCCCCTCCTCCGGGGGGGCACGGGGAGCGCCTCGGAGCTGGAGACCCAGCCGGAGATGCTGCCCGACCGCTACGAGGCCGGCACCCCCAATGTGCCGGGCCTGGCCGGGCTCGCCCGGGCCGTGACCTACCTGGCCGAAGCCGGGCCGGGCCCGGAAGGCGCCTTGGCCGCGCAGCTGGCGGAGGGCCTCGCGGCCCTGCCCGGGGCGGCCCTCGTGGGCCCCGGGCCCCGGGCGCCCCGGGCCCCGGTCGTCTCCGTGGCCCTGCCGGACCGGGACCTGGGCGAGGTGGCCCTGGCCCTGGACCGCCGGGGCATTTGCGCCCGGGCCGGCCTCCATTGCGCGCCGGCGGCGCACCGGAGCCTGGGCACCTTCGGGGCGGGGGGGACCCTCCGCTTCTCCCCGGGGCGGTTCACGACCCCCGCGGACCTGGAAACGGCCCTGGCGGCCCTGGCGGAGATCCTGGCATGA
- the selD gene encoding selenide, water dikinase SelD translates to MKLTEHTRFSGCGAKLGPGVLDKALCGLSQPAYPGLVADFAGGEDAGVFRLAPGLALVQTVDFFPPIVDDPRLFGRIAAANALSDVYAMGGRPVTALALVCHPLKALGLEPLRAMLEGGLEALVEAGCALLGGHSVEDAEPKLGYAVTGLVDPDRAWRNNTLEPGCALLLTKPLGTGLVNMAVRAGLASPEAVEASQASMATLNRAAAEVLAAFPVKACTDVTGFGLAGHAAEMAAGPRCGVVLHADALPFLPGVAEYAAMGLVPEGTYRNREGRGHVLAGTAPEGLLDLVFDPQTSGGLLAAVPEAAAGDALAALRAAGVTAWAVGEAGGEPGSVRLA, encoded by the coding sequence ATGAAGCTGACCGAGCACACCCGATTTTCCGGCTGCGGGGCCAAGCTGGGCCCCGGCGTCCTGGACAAGGCCCTCTGCGGCCTCTCCCAGCCCGCCTACCCCGGGCTGGTGGCGGACTTCGCCGGGGGGGAGGACGCGGGGGTGTTCCGCCTCGCGCCGGGCCTCGCCCTCGTCCAGACCGTGGACTTCTTCCCGCCCATCGTGGACGATCCCCGCCTCTTCGGGCGCATCGCCGCGGCCAACGCCCTGTCCGACGTCTACGCCATGGGGGGCCGGCCCGTCACCGCCCTCGCCCTGGTGTGCCACCCCCTGAAGGCCCTGGGCCTGGAGCCGCTCCGGGCCATGCTGGAGGGCGGCCTGGAGGCCCTCGTGGAGGCGGGGTGCGCCCTCCTCGGCGGCCACAGCGTGGAGGACGCGGAGCCGAAGCTGGGCTACGCGGTGACGGGCCTCGTGGATCCGGACCGGGCCTGGCGGAACAACACCCTCGAGCCGGGCTGCGCCCTCCTCCTCACCAAGCCCCTGGGCACGGGCCTCGTGAACATGGCCGTGCGGGCCGGCCTCGCCTCGCCGGAGGCGGTGGAGGCCTCCCAGGCGTCCATGGCCACCCTCAACCGCGCGGCGGCCGAGGTGCTCGCGGCCTTCCCCGTGAAGGCCTGCACCGACGTGACGGGCTTCGGCCTGGCGGGCCACGCCGCCGAGATGGCCGCGGGCCCCCGCTGCGGCGTCGTGCTCCATGCGGACGCCCTGCCCTTCCTGCCCGGGGTGGCCGAGTACGCCGCCATGGGGCTGGTCCCCGAAGGCACCTACCGCAACCGGGAGGGCCGCGGCCACGTCCTGGCGGGAACGGCGCCGGAGGGCCTGCTGGACCTGGTCTTCGACCCCCAGACCAGCGGCGGCCTCCTGGCGGCGGTGCCGGAGGCCGCGGCCGGCGACGCCCTGGCCGCCCTGCGCGCCGCGGGCGTCACCGCCTGGGCCGTGGGCGAAGCCGGGGGCGAACCCGGCTCGGTGCGCCTGGCCTGA
- a CDS encoding DUF3343 domain-containing protein produces the protein MDLLATFPSTHAVLAAEARLRAAGLEVELIPVPRQIRSSCGFCLLAQASAEAPLLAQGPERLWRVLEPGPGHPRRRYEPCP, from the coding sequence ATGGACCTGCTGGCCACCTTCCCCTCCACCCACGCCGTCCTGGCCGCCGAGGCGCGCCTGAGGGCGGCGGGCCTGGAGGTGGAACTCATCCCCGTCCCCCGCCAGATCCGCAGCAGCTGCGGGTTCTGCCTGCTCGCCCAGGCGTCGGCGGAGGCCCCCCTGCTCGCCCAGGGCCCGGAGCGCCTCTGGCGCGTCCTCGAACCCGGTCCCGGCCATCCCCGGAGGCGCTATGAGCCCTGCCCCTGA
- the yedF gene encoding sulfurtransferase-like selenium metabolism protein YedF yields the protein MSPAPETLDTRGLACPQPVILVRKALAERGRVPLEVLADAGAARENLLKFAAWAQVGAEVTEEDGWVRIRLTPAGAPGEAPAPAPAPSAGGATVLVASDAVGQGDETLGRLLMRGFLYTLTEAELPPARVILMNAGVKLAVDGSESLASLRRLEELGVEVLACGTCLDFYKLTPAVGRVTNMYEIAGHLLQGPAVRV from the coding sequence ATGAGCCCTGCCCCTGAGACCCTCGACACCCGCGGCCTGGCCTGCCCCCAGCCGGTGATCCTCGTCCGGAAGGCCCTGGCGGAACGCGGCCGGGTCCCCCTGGAGGTGCTCGCCGACGCGGGGGCGGCCCGGGAGAACCTCCTCAAGTTCGCCGCCTGGGCCCAGGTCGGCGCCGAGGTCACGGAGGAGGACGGCTGGGTCCGAATCCGCCTCACCCCCGCCGGGGCCCCCGGGGAGGCCCCCGCGCCGGCCCCGGCGCCGTCCGCCGGCGGGGCCACGGTCCTGGTGGCCTCCGACGCGGTGGGCCAGGGCGACGAGACCCTGGGGCGGCTCCTCATGCGCGGGTTCCTCTACACCCTCACCGAGGCGGAGCTCCCCCCGGCCCGGGTGATCCTCATGAACGCCGGGGTCAAGCTGGCCGTGGATGGCTCCGAGAGCCTGGCCAGCCTCCGGCGCCTGGAGGAGCTGGGGGTGGAGGTCCTGGCCTGCGGCACCTGCCTGGACTTCTACAAGCTCACGCCCGCCGTGGGCCGGGTGACCAACATGTACGAGATCGCGGGCCACCTCCTGCAGGGGCCGGCGGTCCGGGTCTGA